The Ruminococcus bovis genome includes a region encoding these proteins:
- a CDS encoding TetR/AcrR family transcriptional regulator yields the protein MGTQDRRIRKTRAVLKSSLLSLMKEKSVKHITVKELCDKADINRGTFYLHYTDVFDMLEQIEDDMFRELDEFLVPIEKQDDVLNEELFREVFIFVKNNNEFCQVMLSDRGEIAFTKKLIKFLHSKFTNHFGDTNTAEHYFSFMVFGVLGIIESWLNNGMKETPEEMAEICSNIIQNKIREQLN from the coding sequence ATGGGTACACAGGACAGAAGAATTAGGAAAACCAGGGCCGTTCTAAAAAGTTCACTACTTTCTCTAATGAAAGAGAAAAGTGTGAAACACATTACGGTAAAAGAGTTGTGTGACAAGGCAGACATTAACAGAGGAACTTTTTATCTTCATTATACAGATGTATTTGATATGTTAGAACAAATTGAGGACGATATGTTTAGGGAACTTGATGAATTTCTTGTTCCTATTGAAAAACAAGATGATGTTCTAAACGAAGAACTTTTCAGAGAAGTTTTTATCTTTGTAAAGAACAACAATGAATTTTGTCAGGTTATGCTTTCCGATAGAGGAGAAATTGCCTTTACTAAAAAGTTGATTAAATTCTTGCATAGCAAATTTACAAATCACTTTGGTGATACTAATACAGCAGAGCATTACTTTTCTTTTATGGTGTTTGGTGTTTTGGGCATAATTGAAAGTTGGCTTAATAATGGTATGAAGGAAACTCCCGAAGAAATGGCAGAAATTTGTTCTAATATTATTCAAAACAAAATCAGAGAACAACTTAACTAA
- a CDS encoding Ig-like domain-containing protein, with product MKRTISIILSVMMILSSFVGVSAFAVTTETCSIEYVSSNNVTISNTDKTVKKGDSYVATITSNIVKNFDGMDVRAMMGDQVVYPQKITDESYKIIISKVTDDVKIIAKAYEKTADTTEAIGNSRYISISRNLVNCTSSGKSNIVLSGGHYSEIITPNDGYKLTTVIYYGLMKENDGDYYYQQYICKDNGDGTYYVSCDKEINIIYAVAEPISSDSTTTEPTTVPIVKGKISLSKNSLTLAKTNKNISTKLVATVTPNELTNKRVIWSSSNSKVAKVDKNGKVTTVSNGFCTITAKLASDNTIKSICKVKVVQKATKIKLNVNNKTLKKGSAYTLKATVNPNTTSNKKVTWKTNKKLVATVNSKGKVIGKKKGKAVITVSTTDGSKKSAKCKITVK from the coding sequence ATGAAAAGGACAATATCAATTATTTTATCGGTAATGATGATTTTATCATCATTTGTAGGGGTATCTGCATTTGCAGTAACAACTGAAACTTGTAGTATAGAATATGTTTCATCAAATAATGTTACTATTTCAAATACAGATAAAACTGTAAAGAAAGGTGACTCATATGTTGCGACTATTACATCAAATATTGTCAAAAATTTTGATGGTATGGATGTAAGAGCGATGATGGGGGATCAGGTTGTTTATCCTCAAAAAATAACAGACGAATCATATAAGATTATTATTTCAAAAGTTACTGATGATGTTAAGATTATTGCAAAGGCTTATGAAAAAACTGCCGATACAACCGAAGCTATCGGTAATAGCAGGTATATTTCTATTAGCCGTAACCTTGTAAATTGTACATCATCCGGAAAATCCAACATTGTATTAAGTGGTGGTCATTATAGCGAGATAATTACTCCAAACGATGGCTATAAGCTAACTACTGTAATCTATTATGGATTGATGAAAGAAAATGATGGCGATTATTATTATCAACAGTATATTTGTAAAGATAATGGTGACGGCACATATTATGTAAGTTGTGATAAAGAGATAAATATTATTTATGCAGTTGCAGAGCCAATTTCATCAGATTCTACAACTACAGAGCCTACAACTGTACCAATAGTTAAAGGTAAAATAAGTTTAAGTAAAAATAGTCTTACCCTTGCAAAAACAAACAAGAATATTTCTACCAAGCTAGTAGCAACTGTTACACCAAATGAACTAACAAATAAAAGAGTTATTTGGTCCTCAAGTAACAGTAAAGTTGCAAAAGTAGATAAGAACGGTAAGGTGACAACTGTATCAAATGGATTTTGCACAATTACTGCTAAACTGGCAAGTGATAATACAATTAAATCCATTTGTAAAGTAAAAGTTGTTCAGAAAGCAACCAAGATTAAACTAAATGTAAATAACAAAACTTTGAAAAAAGGTAGTGCTTATACACTAAAAGCAACTGTAAATCCTAACACAACAAGCAACAAGAAAGTTACTTGGAAAACAAACAAAAAGCTTGTTGCTACTGTAAATTCAAAGGGTAAGGTTATTGGTAAGAAAAAGGGTAAAGCAGTAATTACTGTATCAACAACGGATGGCAGTAAAAAGTCTGCAAAATGTAAGATTACAGTAAAATAA
- a CDS encoding iron-sulfur cluster assembly scaffold protein, with protein sequence MNYSNEVMNMCTVTKGPKHGPAPIPEEGKWVKSYEIKDISGFSHGIGWCAPQQGACKLSLNVKDGIVEEALVETVGCSGMTHSAAMAAEILPGKTLLECLNTDLVCDAINTAMKNIFEQLVYGRSQTAFSEDGLPIGAGLEDLGKGLRSQVGTMFSTKAKGVRFMEMAEGYVLKTALDENDEVIGYQFVNLGKMMQDIRHGVTPDEAYKNNIGQYGRFDNAAKYIDPREE encoded by the coding sequence ATGAATTATTCTAATGAAGTAATGAATATGTGTACTGTAACAAAAGGACCAAAGCACGGTCCTGCACCTATTCCTGAAGAAGGTAAATGGGTAAAATCTTATGAAATCAAAGATATTTCAGGTTTTTCACATGGTATTGGTTGGTGTGCTCCTCAGCAGGGCGCATGTAAGCTATCACTAAACGTAAAAGACGGTATTGTTGAAGAAGCTCTTGTAGAAACAGTTGGTTGTTCAGGTATGACTCACTCAGCTGCTATGGCTGCAGAAATTCTACCTGGCAAGACTCTACTAGAATGTCTAAACACAGACCTTGTTTGTGATGCTATTAACACAGCTATGAAGAACATTTTTGAACAGCTAGTATACGGTCGTTCACAGACTGCTTTCTCAGAAGACGGTCTTCCAATCGGTGCCGGTCTAGAAGACCTTGGTAAGGGCCTTCGTTCACAGGTTGGTACTATGTTCTCAACAAAGGCTAAGGGCGTTCGTTTTATGGAAATGGCAGAAGGCTATGTTCTTAAGACAGCTCTTGACGAAAATGACGAAGTTATCGGTTACCAGTTTGTAAATCTTGGTAAGATGATGCAGGATATTCGTCATGGTGTTACACCGGATGAAGCATATAAAAATAACATTGGTCAGTACGGCCGTTTTGATAACGCTGCTAAGTACATTGACCCAAGAGAAGAATAA
- a CDS encoding ABC transporter ATP-binding protein has protein sequence MLKISSIEKTFNPGTINEKKALDKVSLHLNPGDFVTIIGGNGAGKSTLMNAITGVWPVDNGSIILDGVNVTGLPEYKRAKFIGRVFQDPMMGTAPDMQIIENLALAYRRGKKRTLKWGITKKEKEMFHEKLKILGLGLEDRMTSKVGLLSGGQRQALTLLMASLQTPKLLLLDEHTAALDPTTAAKVLQISEEIIERDKLTAMMITHNMNDAIVHGNRLIMMNNGQIIYDVQGEEKKKLTKADLMAKFAEIAGEDAESDKMLLS, from the coding sequence ATGCTAAAGATTAGTTCTATTGAAAAAACCTTTAATCCCGGTACAATTAATGAAAAGAAAGCACTGGACAAAGTTTCTCTCCACCTTAATCCGGGTGACTTTGTTACCATCATCGGTGGTAACGGTGCAGGTAAATCAACTTTGATGAATGCTATTACAGGTGTATGGCCTGTTGATAACGGTAGTATTATTCTTGACGGTGTAAATGTTACAGGTTTACCTGAATATAAAAGAGCAAAGTTTATCGGAAGAGTTTTCCAAGACCCTATGATGGGTACTGCTCCCGATATGCAGATTATTGAGAACTTAGCCCTTGCCTATAGACGAGGCAAGAAAAGAACTTTAAAGTGGGGCATTACAAAGAAAGAAAAGGAAATGTTCCACGAAAAGTTAAAGATTTTAGGCTTAGGACTTGAGGACAGAATGACATCAAAGGTAGGACTTCTTTCAGGTGGTCAAAGACAGGCATTAACTCTTCTTATGGCATCTTTACAAACACCAAAGTTACTACTTCTTGATGAACATACTGCAGCACTTGACCCTACAACTGCTGCTAAGGTTCTACAGATTTCTGAAGAAATTATTGAGAGAGATAAGTTGACTGCAATGATGATTACTCATAATATGAATGATGCTATTGTTCACGGTAACAGACTTATTATGATGAACAACGGTCAGATTATCTATGATGTTCAAGGTGAAGAAAAGAAGAAACTAACAAAAGCTGACCTTATGGCTAAATTTGCTGAAATTGCCGGTGAAGATGCTGAGTCAGACAAAATGTTGTTATCTTAA
- a CDS encoding glutamine--tRNA ligase/YqeY domain fusion protein has product MAEEIKNNNNEEVMSSNFIHTFIDEDIAEGGQYEGKTVHTRFPPEPNGYLHIGHAKAICIDFGTAEKYNGLCNLRMDDTNPTKEDVEYVDAIKEDIKWLGFDWGDRFYFASEYFPQMYDYAVELIKKGLAYVCELNAEQMKEYRGDLKTPAKSPYRDRPIEESLDLFERMKNGEFEDGKMTLRAKIDLASGNFSMRDPVIYRINHMAHHKTGTEWCIYPMYDFAHPIEDAIEGITHSLCTLEFESHRPLYDWVIANISAPAKPRQIEFARLGINNTVMSKRKLRQLVEEGYVNGWDDPRMPTLCGLRRRGYTPESIRSFCEQIGVSKVNSTVEYGFLEHCLRNDLNDRANRIMAVIHPIKLVITNYPEGKTEEFTVENNPNHPEDGERTITFSRECYIESEDFMEEPFRKYQRLYPGNEVRLKSAYYVTCTGCDKDENGNVTTVYAEYDPESRGGDTPDGRKVRGTIHWVDANNYVPAEVRLYDNLFTDPEPDTGDKNFLDYINPESLVVLNDCKVEASVKDNPHTHYQFMRLGYFCTDNKDSSKDHFVFNRSVSLKDGFKKKK; this is encoded by the coding sequence ATGGCTGAGGAAATAAAGAACAATAATAATGAAGAAGTAATGTCAAGTAACTTCATCCATACTTTTATTGATGAAGATATTGCCGAGGGTGGTCAGTATGAAGGTAAAACAGTACACACTCGTTTTCCTCCTGAACCAAACGGCTACCTACACATTGGTCATGCAAAGGCTATTTGCATTGACTTTGGCACAGCAGAAAAGTACAACGGACTTTGTAACCTTAGAATGGACGACACAAACCCTACTAAAGAAGATGTAGAGTATGTTGATGCTATTAAGGAAGATATTAAGTGGCTTGGTTTTGATTGGGGTGACAGATTCTACTTTGCATCTGAATACTTCCCACAAATGTATGACTATGCAGTTGAACTTATCAAGAAAGGTTTAGCTTATGTTTGCGAACTAAACGCAGAACAGATGAAGGAATACAGAGGCGACCTAAAGACTCCGGCAAAAAGCCCATATAGAGACAGACCTATTGAAGAAAGCCTTGACTTATTTGAAAGAATGAAGAATGGCGAATTTGAAGACGGTAAAATGACACTTAGAGCAAAGATTGACCTTGCTTCAGGTAACTTTAGTATGCGTGACCCTGTAATCTACCGTATCAACCATATGGCACATCATAAGACAGGTACTGAGTGGTGCATTTATCCTATGTATGACTTTGCACATCCTATTGAAGATGCTATTGAGGGTATTACACATTCACTATGTACACTTGAATTTGAAAGTCACCGTCCACTATATGATTGGGTTATTGCTAATATTTCAGCACCGGCAAAGCCTAGACAGATTGAATTTGCTCGTCTTGGTATTAATAACACAGTAATGAGCAAGAGAAAACTTCGTCAGTTGGTAGAAGAAGGCTATGTTAATGGTTGGGATGACCCAAGAATGCCTACTCTATGTGGTTTAAGAAGAAGAGGTTATACACCTGAATCTATCCGTTCATTCTGTGAACAGATTGGTGTATCTAAGGTTAATTCAACAGTTGAATACGGTTTCTTAGAACATTGTCTAAGAAATGACCTTAACGATAGAGCAAACAGAATTATGGCTGTTATTCACCCTATTAAGCTAGTTATCACTAACTATCCTGAGGGCAAAACAGAAGAATTCACAGTAGAGAACAACCCTAACCACCCTGAAGATGGTGAAAGAACAATTACATTCTCAAGAGAATGTTACATTGAAAGTGAAGACTTTATGGAAGAACCTTTCAGAAAGTATCAGCGTCTATACCCTGGCAATGAAGTAAGACTAAAGTCAGCTTACTATGTTACTTGTACAGGTTGTGACAAGGATGAAAACGGCAATGTTACTACTGTATATGCTGAATATGACCCTGAGTCTCGTGGTGGTGATACTCCTGACGGTAGAAAGGTTAGAGGTACTATCCATTGGGTAGATGCTAACAACTATGTACCGGCAGAAGTTAGACTATATGACAATCTATTTACTGATCCTGAACCTGACACAGGTGACAAGAACTTCCTAGACTATATTAATCCTGAAAGTCTTGTTGTACTAAATGATTGTAAGGTTGAGGCATCTGTTAAGGATAACCCACATACTCATTATCAGTTTATGAGACTAGGTTACTTCTGTACTGACAACAAAGACAGTAGCAAAGACCACTTTGTATTTAACAGAAGTGTTAGCCTAAAGGATGGCTTTAAGAAGAAAAAATAA
- a CDS encoding ABC transporter substrate-binding protein, with product MKKLLAMLCVVAMALCATACGSGSNSSNGSSNDANKSYKIGICQLIQHPALDAATKGFKAYLTEKLGDKVSFTEQNAAGDSATCATICNQFASDNVDLIMSNGTAALQAAVSATKTIPILGTSITDYGSALGIDNWTGTTGANVSGTTDLAPLDEQADMINELYPNSKTVGILYCSGEPNSKYQATTITDYLKKLGKTVKEFTFADSNDVASVTKTACGESDVLYVPTDNTAANCAKTVNNVALKEKTPIIAGEEGICSGCGVATLSISYYDLGYATGEMAYDVLVNGKDISKMEVKSAPKFTKEYNVELCKALGLDIPSDYKAIGEDK from the coding sequence ATGAAAAAATTATTAGCAATGCTTTGTGTTGTTGCTATGGCTCTATGTGCAACTGCTTGTGGCAGTGGTTCAAATAGCTCAAACGGCTCAAGTAATGACGCAAACAAAAGTTACAAAATCGGTATCTGTCAGCTTATTCAGCATCCTGCTCTTGATGCTGCAACAAAGGGCTTTAAGGCTTATTTAACAGAAAAACTTGGTGACAAGGTATCTTTCACAGAACAGAACGCTGCAGGGGACTCAGCTACTTGTGCTACAATCTGCAATCAGTTTGCTTCTGACAATGTTGATTTGATTATGTCTAACGGTACTGCTGCTTTACAGGCTGCTGTTTCTGCAACAAAGACTATTCCTATCCTAGGTACTTCTATTACAGATTACGGTTCAGCTCTTGGTATTGACAACTGGACAGGTACAACAGGTGCTAATGTATCAGGTACAACAGACCTTGCTCCACTTGATGAACAGGCTGATATGATTAATGAACTATATCCAAACTCAAAGACTGTTGGTATTCTATATTGTTCAGGTGAACCAAACTCAAAGTATCAGGCAACAACAATTACAGATTACCTAAAGAAACTTGGTAAGACAGTTAAGGAATTTACTTTTGCCGACTCTAACGATGTTGCTTCTGTTACAAAGACAGCTTGTGGTGAAAGTGATGTTCTTTATGTTCCAACAGATAACACAGCTGCTAACTGTGCTAAGACAGTTAACAATGTTGCTCTAAAGGAAAAGACACCAATCATTGCCGGTGAAGAAGGTATTTGCTCAGGTTGTGGTGTTGCAACACTTTCAATCAGCTACTATGACCTTGGTTATGCAACAGGCGAAATGGCTTATGATGTTCTTGTAAATGGCAAAGACATTTCTAAGATGGAAGTTAAGTCAGCTCCTAAGTTTACAAAGGAATACAATGTTGAACTTTGTAAGGCTCTGGGTCTTGATATTCCATCAGATTACAAGGCAATCGGTGAAGATAAGTAA
- a CDS encoding ABC transporter permease translates to MDAIMSYFSSLSPLQLLNNLPGAVAQGIIWGIMALGVYITFRLLDVADLSVDGTFTTGGAVTIMLKLAGFPMWSCLIIAVLAGLVAGFVTGILHTKLGIPAILAGILTQIALYSINLRIMDFSSNKSFAFGEKDLYVTLGNVPQAIIVSAIFAVALIALLYWYFGTEQGSALRATGSNHSMSSAQGINISTMKVIGLSLSNGIVALSGGLMTQYQGFADVNQGRGAIVTGLAAVIIGEAIGMAILGKKMNFIGKLVFVVIGGIIYYFIMTIVLWLKLNSNDLKLFTAIIVALFLAVPYLKSKSKSSFSKAKKRGEKLDAKD, encoded by the coding sequence ATGGACGCTATTATGTCATACTTTAGCTCTCTTAGTCCACTACAACTTCTAAATAATTTACCCGGTGCAGTTGCTCAAGGTATTATTTGGGGTATTATGGCTTTGGGAGTTTACATTACTTTTAGGCTACTTGATGTTGCCGACCTTTCAGTTGATGGTACTTTTACAACCGGTGGTGCAGTAACTATTATGTTAAAACTTGCAGGTTTCCCTATGTGGTCTTGCTTAATTATTGCAGTACTTGCCGGACTTGTGGCAGGTTTTGTTACAGGCATTTTACATACTAAGTTAGGTATTCCGGCTATTCTTGCAGGTATCTTAACACAGATTGCTCTATATTCTATTAACCTAAGAATTATGGACTTCTCATCAAATAAATCATTTGCTTTTGGTGAAAAGGATTTATATGTTACTCTTGGCAATGTACCACAGGCAATTATTGTTTCTGCTATTTTTGCAGTAGCACTTATTGCTTTGTTATATTGGTATTTTGGTACAGAACAAGGTTCAGCACTTAGAGCAACAGGTAGTAACCACTCAATGAGTAGCGCACAAGGTATCAATATTTCAACAATGAAAGTTATCGGTCTTTCATTATCAAATGGTATCGTAGCACTTTCAGGTGGTTTAATGACTCAGTATCAAGGCTTTGCCGATGTTAACCAAGGTAGAGGTGCTATCGTAACAGGTCTTGCAGCAGTTATTATAGGGGAAGCTATCGGTATGGCTATCTTAGGCAAGAAGATGAACTTTATCGGTAAACTTGTTTTTGTTGTAATCGGTGGTATTATCTATTACTTCATTATGACAATTGTATTGTGGCTAAAGTTAAATTCAAACGACCTAAAGCTATTTACTGCAATTATCGTTGCATTGTTCCTAGCAGTTCCTTACTTAAAGTCAAAGAGTAAAAGTTCATTTAGTAAAGCTAAAAAGAGAGGAGAGAAGTTAGATGCTAAAGATTAG
- a CDS encoding GGGtGRT protein, with protein MAVTFESMERRMPKIEKCLAENGIGSLEEARQLCLDNGFDPDEIVKGVQPIAFENASWAYTLGCAIGLKKGVKSAAEAAEAIGVGLEAFTIPGSVAEQRNVGLGHGNLGAMLLRDETKCFAFLAGHESFAAAEGAIGIARNANKARKEPLRVILNGLGKDAAYIISRINGFTYVETDFDFFNSELKVVREVKFSDGERAAVRCYGANDVREGVAIMQKENVGVSITGNSTNPTRFQHLVAGTYKKWAIENGVKYFSVASGGGTGRTLHPDNMGAGPASYGLTDSMGRMHGDAQFAGSSSVPAHVEMMGLIGMGNNPMVGATVACAVAVYESLNK; from the coding sequence ATGGCAGTTACATTTGAAAGTATGGAAAGAAGAATGCCAAAAATCGAGAAGTGCCTTGCTGAAAATGGTATCGGTTCTCTTGAAGAGGCAAGACAGCTATGTCTAGATAACGGCTTTGACCCAGACGAAATCGTTAAGGGTGTTCAGCCAATCGCATTTGAAAACGCTAGCTGGGCTTATACACTAGGTTGTGCTATCGGTCTTAAGAAGGGCGTTAAGTCTGCTGCTGAAGCTGCTGAAGCTATCGGCGTAGGTCTTGAAGCATTTACAATCCCTGGTTCTGTTGCAGAACAGAGAAATGTTGGTCTAGGTCACGGTAACCTAGGTGCAATGCTACTTAGAGACGAAACAAAGTGTTTCGCATTCCTAGCAGGTCACGAATCATTCGCTGCTGCTGAAGGTGCTATCGGTATTGCTAGAAACGCTAACAAGGCTAGAAAAGAACCACTAAGAGTTATCCTTAACGGTCTTGGTAAGGATGCTGCTTACATCATCTCAAGAATCAACGGTTTCACATATGTTGAAACAGATTTTGACTTCTTCAACAGCGAACTAAAGGTTGTTCGTGAAGTTAAGTTCTCTGATGGTGAAAGAGCTGCTGTTCGTTGCTACGGTGCTAACGATGTTCGTGAAGGCGTAGCTATTATGCAGAAGGAAAATGTTGGTGTTTCAATCACTGGTAACTCAACTAACCCAACTCGTTTCCAGCATCTAGTTGCAGGTACATACAAGAAGTGGGCTATTGAAAATGGCGTTAAGTACTTCTCAGTTGCTTCAGGTGGTGGTACAGGTCGTACACTTCATCCTGATAATATGGGTGCAGGTCCTGCTTCATACGGTCTAACAGACTCAATGGGTAGAATGCACGGTGATGCTCAGTTTGCCGGTTCTTCATCAGTTCCTGCTCACGTTGAAATGATGGGTCTTATCGGTATGGGTAACAACCCAATGGTTGGTGCTACAGTTGCTTGTGCAGTTGCAGTATACGAAAGCCTAAATAAGTAA
- a CDS encoding YhgE/Pip domain-containing protein, which yields MSKKKKTFILKVLPIIAICIVMLIPSIYACVFLGSMWDPYGNIGDLPVAVVNYDKSVEYNDKTLSIGDDLVDKLKDNDSLKFNFVDSDTAEQGIENGTYYMVITIPKDFSKNATTLMDANPKKMELDYKTNPGKNYIASKMSSTALEKIKTEIEHTVTETYTQTVFDTIGDTADSLYDAVDGAQKLNDGVGKLSDGNDTITTNLKTLADSSVTFADGANTLNTGLVTYTNGVTSLNSGAWRIKAGLDTLNGNVPTLSSGISALANGGVSLKDGIKTYTDGVATANTGAQTLNKNSSTLNNGVSTLHNGTTTLKSGIKTYTSGVATANTGAQTLSQSSSTLNSGASSLKTGSSTLSTGTSTLKSGLNTMSGELAKSVTDENAEKLKTLSSGLTALNSGISQLNDSLQNAEESTLGSDLTTVGADIQNAGAELKSASDGLTSLQKEIATISTSSWFKSLDAATQASVINGLKSSAKEIGDGLSGVQSDLTTAGADLKTAASTAKEVGKSVDTVKASVKKISENSKLLLPTASTQVTALYGGLSSVKDTLDTKLIPGATALKIGASQLDGGIGTLKTGLSTYTGGVDTLAKGTKQLNDNSKSLNDGAKSLNDGTKSLKTGVTTYTGGVKTLADGTKKLTDNNKTLNKGATDLSNGANKLKDSVPTLSSGIEQLFNGSTTLANGTRQLMDNNDKLVSGSKELANGATKISTGADKLYDGSKTLGKGLTTVDNGVTTLKKALKKGADTAKDTTISSKQKKMFASPVNANETQVSKVANNGSAMAAYMMCAGLWVAGISFCVVTGAENDPKRIRRKKKLWIRKLFELALFAVGAGAVLVTLLINVNGMDPAYVGRTFALAIMTSVAFTAIAYFFNIILGKVGSFALLVLLVLQLGCAGGTYPLDLSPSIYRTMKPFFPFSYAVDGFRMTIATGQDITGIMLVLAGFAAVFIALSIIVTTVKVKSKNEKEYGLSRLLDEAFSVPFKD from the coding sequence ATGAGTAAAAAGAAAAAAACTTTTATACTCAAGGTCTTACCGATTATTGCGATTTGTATTGTAATGTTGATTCCATCAATATACGCTTGTGTATTCTTGGGTTCAATGTGGGATCCTTATGGTAACATAGGTGACCTACCGGTAGCTGTGGTGAATTACGACAAATCCGTTGAGTACAATGACAAAACATTGTCCATTGGGGATGACCTTGTAGATAAACTAAAGGATAATGATTCCTTGAAATTCAATTTTGTTGATAGCGATACGGCTGAACAAGGTATTGAGAATGGTACATATTATATGGTTATTACCATTCCAAAAGATTTTTCCAAAAATGCAACAACTTTGATGGATGCAAATCCTAAGAAGATGGAGCTTGACTACAAAACTAATCCGGGCAAAAACTACATTGCCTCTAAGATGAGTTCAACTGCTTTGGAAAAAATCAAAACAGAAATCGAACATACAGTAACAGAAACTTATACACAGACAGTTTTTGATACTATTGGAGATACAGCTGATAGCCTTTATGATGCAGTTGATGGTGCACAGAAGCTAAATGACGGTGTTGGTAAACTTTCAGATGGTAATGACACTATTACAACTAACCTAAAGACTTTAGCAGATAGCTCAGTAACATTTGCCGATGGTGCAAATACTCTAAACACAGGTCTTGTAACATATACTAATGGTGTTACATCCTTAAATTCCGGTGCTTGGAGAATTAAAGCAGGTCTTGATACATTAAACGGTAATGTACCTACTCTTTCAAGTGGTATTAGTGCTTTAGCAAATGGTGGTGTATCACTAAAAGACGGTATCAAAACTTATACTGACGGTGTTGCAACTGCTAACACAGGTGCTCAGACACTTAACAAAAATTCAAGTACACTAAATAACGGTGTTTCTACTTTGCATAACGGTACAACAACTTTAAAGTCAGGTATTAAGACTTATACTTCAGGTGTTGCAACTGCTAACACAGGTGCTCAAACATTGTCACAAAGTTCAAGCACACTTAACAGTGGTGCTTCTTCTCTAAAGACAGGTTCAAGCACATTGTCAACAGGTACTTCAACTTTAAAGTCAGGACTTAACACAATGTCCGGTGAACTTGCAAAGTCAGTAACTGATGAAAATGCAGAAAAGCTAAAGACACTTTCAAGTGGTCTTACTGCTCTAAACAGTGGTATTTCTCAGTTAAATGATAGCCTACAAAATGCAGAAGAGTCAACACTTGGAAGTGATCTAACAACTGTTGGTGCTGATATTCAAAATGCAGGTGCTGAACTAAAATCAGCATCAGACGGTCTTACATCTTTACAGAAAGAAATTGCAACAATTTCTACTTCAAGCTGGTTCAAGAGCCTTGATGCAGCAACTCAAGCATCTGTAATTAATGGTTTAAAATCTTCAGCAAAAGAAATCGGTGACGGTTTATCCGGTGTACAGTCTGACTTAACAACTGCCGGTGCTGACCTAAAGACAGCAGCATCAACAGCTAAAGAAGTTGGTAAGTCAGTTGATACTGTAAAGGCATCAGTTAAGAAGATTAGTGAAAACTCAAAATTACTACTACCTACTGCAAGTACTCAAGTAACTGCACTATATGGTGGTTTAAGCTCTGTTAAGGATACACTTGATACAAAGCTTATCCCAGGTGCTACTGCTCTTAAAATTGGTGCTTCTCAGCTAGATGGTGGTATTGGTACTCTAAAAACAGGTTTATCAACATACACAGGTGGTGTTGATACTCTTGCAAAGGGTACAAAACAGTTAAATGACAACAGTAAGAGCCTTAACGATGGTGCTAAGAGCCTAAATGACGGTACTAAGTCACTAAAGACCGGTGTTACAACATACACAGGTGGTGTTAAGACACTTGCTGATGGTACTAAGAAATTAACTGATAACAACAAGACTCTTAATAAGGGTGCTACTGATTTATCAAATGGTGCTAATAAACTAAAAGACAGTGTACCAACACTTTCAAGTGGTATTGAACAACTATTTAACGGTTCAACAACTCTTGCAAATGGTACACGACAGTTAATGGATAATAACGATAAGCTTGTTTCCGGTAGTAAGGAATTGGCAAATGGTGCAACAAAGATTTCTACCGGTGCAGATAAACTTTATGACGGTTCAAAGACACTGGGTAAGGGCTTAACAACAGTTGATAATGGTGTTACAACTCTTAAGAAAGCACTTAAGAAGGGCGCTGATACTGCTAAGGATACAACAATCTCAAGTAAGCAGAAGAAGATGTTTGCTTCTCCTGTAAATGCAAATGAAACTCAGGTTTCTAAGGTAGCTAACAACGGTTCAGCTATGGCAGCATATATGATGTGTGCAGGTCTTTGGGTAGCAGGTATTTCATTCTGTGTTGTAACAGGTGCAGAAAATGACCCTAAGCGTATCAGAAGAAAGAAGAAACTTTGGATTAGAAAACTATTTGAACTTGCACTGTTTGCAGTTGGTGCAGGTGCAGTTCTTGTAACACTTCTAATTAATGTAAACGGTATGGATCCGGCTTATGTTGGCAGAACATTTGCTTTAGCTATTATGACTTCTGTAGCATTTACTGCAATTGCATACTTCTTCAACATTATCCTTGGTAAGGTTGGTTCATTCGCATTACTTGTTCTTCTAGTTCTACAACTTGGTTGTGCCGGTGGTACATATCCACTTGACCTTTCACCAAGTATCTACAGAACCATGAAACCATTCTTCCCATTCTCTTATGCAGTTGACGGATTTAGAATGACAATTGCTACAGGTCAGGATATTACAGGTATTATGCTTGTACTAGCAGGCTTTGCAGCAGTATTTATTGCACTAAGCATTATTGTAACTACAGTAAAGGTTAAGAGTAAGAATGAAAAGGAATATGGTCTATCAAGACTACTTGATGAGGCTTTCTCAGTTCCATTTAAGGATTAA